One Lactobacillus sp. CBA3606 DNA segment encodes these proteins:
- a CDS encoding CrcB family protein gives MKKISAIAIFGFIGGGSREWLSLLISWPQHFWLTVIINVTGAFLLSLVTQLLPTWLPLSEAVITGLSVGLIGSFTTFSTFTFETLQLLQQHQLGLVGAYVGTSLGLGLIAGLAGNLLSHYWLTKGATPC, from the coding sequence TTGAAAAAAATAAGTGCCATCGCCATTTTTGGCTTTATCGGTGGCGGTAGTCGCGAATGGCTCAGTCTGCTCATCAGCTGGCCGCAACATTTTTGGCTAACCGTCATTATTAACGTGACGGGTGCTTTCCTGTTGAGTCTCGTGACGCAATTACTCCCAACCTGGCTACCGCTGTCCGAAGCGGTCATCACCGGGTTAAGCGTTGGCCTCATCGGTAGTTTTACCACTTTTTCAACGTTCACATTCGAAACCTTGCAACTACTCCAACAACATCAGCTGGGCTTAGTAGGCGCCTACGTCGGCACCAGCTTGGGATTAGGACTTATTGCCGGTTTAGCGGGAAATTTACTGAGTCATTATTGGCTGACTAAGGGGGCGACCCCATGTTGA